From a single Planctellipticum variicoloris genomic region:
- a CDS encoding AraC family transcriptional regulator, translated as MAKNNVSHDLFDPRKGGQAIRISSMRIDAKPFEPARTNYFSVYLIESGSGMFWADASQFTFGPGALLFFIPYQHIRFVPDIPVQAEVVQFHANFLCVETFHAEVGCSGLLFNDPYGIPVVVMDEQSKSDVKNLIDHIRKEHEERELAYGEAMLAHLKVLLILATRLKSSRAGACGPGMDLRHPVLGQLRDLIEQNYHTLHSPADYAERLHMTPKTLGRIVREHLGTTPTDLIRSRILIHAKWQLLHTLKPVKEVSRELGFGDELYFSRLFKKATGHSPTFFREFETAVRGGSNLSMLSDRAPIPRSAVASDT; from the coding sequence ATGGCGAAGAATAACGTCTCCCACGACCTGTTTGATCCGCGCAAGGGCGGCCAGGCGATTCGCATCAGCAGTATGCGAATCGATGCCAAACCGTTCGAGCCGGCCCGTACGAACTATTTCTCCGTTTACTTGATCGAGTCCGGGAGCGGGATGTTTTGGGCCGACGCCTCGCAATTCACCTTCGGGCCGGGTGCGTTGCTGTTCTTCATTCCCTACCAGCACATCCGGTTTGTCCCCGACATCCCGGTTCAAGCGGAGGTGGTTCAGTTTCACGCCAACTTCCTGTGCGTCGAGACATTCCACGCGGAGGTTGGCTGCAGTGGCTTGCTCTTCAACGACCCCTACGGAATTCCCGTGGTCGTCATGGATGAACAGTCGAAATCCGACGTGAAGAACTTGATCGACCACATTCGAAAGGAGCACGAGGAGCGCGAGCTCGCCTATGGCGAAGCCATGCTCGCACACCTGAAGGTCCTACTGATTCTGGCCACGAGGCTCAAGTCCTCCCGAGCCGGCGCCTGCGGGCCGGGAATGGACCTTCGGCATCCGGTCCTGGGCCAACTGCGCGACTTGATCGAGCAGAACTATCACACGCTGCACTCGCCCGCGGACTACGCGGAGCGGCTGCACATGACTCCGAAGACGCTCGGCAGGATTGTCCGGGAGCATCTCGGGACAACGCCGACCGATCTGATCCGCAGCCGCATCCTGATCCACGCCAAATGGCAGCTACTTCACACTTTGAAGCCGGTGAAGGAGGTTTCGCGAGAGCTTGGCTTCGGTGACGAACTGTACTTCAGCCGCCTCTTCAAAAAGGCGACGGGCCATTCGCCGACCTTTTTCCGGGAGTTCGAGACGGCGGTCCGAGGTGGAAGCAATCTGTCCATGCTTTCCGACCGTGCGCCCATTCCGCGTTCTGCCGTTGCCTCCGATACTTGA
- a CDS encoding GreA/GreB family elongation factor — translation MTSSRVEMTCLDHCRLTALINHAVAEDRLHFPDVKHLSALRQKLESALCRESADISPDVVTMGSTVLFREIDNGECWTFTLCYPEEANIFQDRVSVLAPIGTALLGQRVADRVDWPVPSGKVQIEIAEIVYQPEAAQRCDQLETIST, via the coding sequence ATGACGTCTTCAAGGGTCGAAATGACCTGCCTCGACCACTGTCGCCTGACCGCGCTGATCAACCACGCTGTTGCCGAGGACCGGCTTCACTTCCCAGACGTAAAGCATCTCTCCGCACTCCGGCAGAAACTCGAATCCGCTCTGTGCCGGGAATCAGCGGACATCTCGCCCGACGTGGTGACGATGGGGTCAACCGTGCTCTTCCGGGAAATCGACAACGGAGAATGCTGGACCTTCACCTTGTGCTACCCAGAGGAAGCCAACATCTTTCAAGACCGAGTTTCGGTTCTGGCTCCGATCGGAACCGCACTTCTGGGACAGCGTGTGGCAGATCGTGTCGACTGGCCCGTTCCCAGCGGGAAAGTGCAGATCGAGATCGCCGAGATCGTCTACCAGCCGGAGGCGGCCCAACGATGTGACCAACTGGAGACCATTTCGACATGA
- a CDS encoding sigma-54-dependent transcriptional regulator translates to MASLLVIDDEASILHAFRRAFGRPDIELLTASSGLEGLEAVAEHQPDVVVLDINLPDMPGLEVFRRIRSQDARIPVIFITGHGTTDTAIEAMKLGAFDYLLKPLELAPLETLIARAFEISRLMRVPARTEIEGPSDGADIIIGRCPAMQEVYKSIGRIAPQEVTALIMGETGTGKELVARAIYQHSRRATGPFLAINCAAIPENLLESELLGHEKGAFTGADRRRIGKFEQCSGGTLFLDEIGDMTPLTQAKILRVLQDQQFERVGGNETIKTDVRIIAATNRDLQRMILDKKFRSDLYYRLSVFTITLPPLRERGEDLMLLVQFFLNRYGLELGKEITQTSPETTEMLRRYSWPGNLRELQSVIKQALLQSTGPVLLPEFLPQFVQVGAQCRVETPGTTPSELDRLIDDGLRSNAPDLYESILNQVKRRLLTKALQETGGNQLRAAKALGISRSTLRNDLKSLGISVERQISKSDDPLE, encoded by the coding sequence ATGGCATCCCTTCTGGTGATTGATGACGAGGCTTCGATCCTGCACGCGTTCCGGCGAGCCTTCGGGCGGCCGGACATCGAATTGCTGACGGCATCCTCGGGGCTGGAGGGGCTGGAGGCGGTCGCAGAGCACCAGCCGGATGTGGTCGTGCTGGACATCAATTTGCCGGATATGCCCGGATTGGAGGTCTTTCGGCGAATTCGATCACAAGATGCGCGGATCCCCGTGATTTTCATCACGGGGCATGGAACCACCGACACCGCCATCGAAGCCATGAAGCTCGGAGCATTTGACTATCTCCTGAAGCCGTTGGAACTCGCTCCTCTGGAGACGCTCATCGCACGGGCTTTCGAGATCAGCCGCCTGATGCGCGTTCCCGCCCGCACCGAAATCGAAGGGCCATCGGACGGAGCCGACATCATCATCGGCCGATGCCCGGCCATGCAGGAAGTCTACAAGTCCATTGGCCGGATCGCGCCGCAGGAAGTCACGGCACTGATCATGGGTGAGACCGGTACCGGGAAAGAACTTGTAGCGCGGGCGATCTATCAGCACAGCCGCCGGGCGACCGGCCCTTTTCTGGCGATCAACTGCGCCGCCATCCCCGAGAACCTGCTGGAAAGCGAGTTGTTGGGGCACGAGAAAGGCGCCTTCACCGGCGCGGATCGACGGCGCATCGGAAAATTTGAGCAATGTTCAGGCGGGACATTGTTTCTGGATGAGATTGGCGACATGACTCCGCTGACTCAGGCCAAGATTCTCCGTGTGCTGCAGGATCAGCAGTTCGAACGTGTCGGCGGCAATGAAACGATTAAGACCGATGTGCGGATCATCGCGGCGACGAATCGCGATCTGCAGCGCATGATCCTCGACAAGAAGTTTCGCAGCGACCTTTACTATCGCCTGAGCGTTTTCACCATCACCCTGCCGCCACTGCGGGAACGGGGCGAGGATCTCATGCTTCTCGTCCAATTCTTCCTCAATCGCTATGGTCTGGAATTGGGCAAGGAGATCACGCAAACGAGTCCCGAGACCACGGAAATGCTCCGCCGGTATTCTTGGCCGGGAAACCTGCGCGAGCTGCAGAGCGTGATCAAGCAGGCTTTGCTGCAATCCACCGGGCCGGTTCTGCTCCCGGAATTTCTGCCCCAGTTTGTACAGGTCGGCGCGCAGTGCCGGGTGGAAACGCCCGGCACGACGCCATCCGAGTTGGACCGCCTGATTGACGACGGGCTGCGATCGAACGCTCCAGATCTCTATGAGTCAATCCTGAATCAAGTGAAACGTCGGTTGCTGACAAAGGCCCTTCAGGAAACGGGGGGCAACCAGTTGCGTGCCGCGAAGGCCCTGGGGATCTCGCGCAGCACATTGCGTAACGACTTAAAATCGCTCGGCATCAGCGTCGAGCGGCAGATCAGCAAGTCTGATGACCCCCTGGAGTGA
- a CDS encoding type IV pilus twitching motility protein PilT, protein MTWTLDKILKGARRFGASDAHLVRGVAPIFRIGGEIRPIEGEPLDEQTLRSIVSGMITAHQQERLAAELQLCFSRHWEDIGRCRISIYYHAGSPELAIRLCETTIRPSEQLGLAPFVEELTRLATGLVLVTGPTGVGKTTTLNYMIDVINRERRTKIVTIEDPVEFVHQNSRSVVVQQEVGTDVISFRSALIHVLRQDPDVIIIGEMRELETIETALVAAETGHLVIATLHTPDCVQTVQRIFGAFPAEQQNNIVLQLANSLQAILAQKLLPRATSAGQILAMEICVATPAIRNHIRERHLHLIYNELQTGKKSKMQTMDASLLELYQRGEITYDILLTNVRDQEFIRSRIEKT, encoded by the coding sequence ATGACGTGGACATTGGACAAGATCCTCAAGGGCGCCCGCCGCTTCGGCGCGAGCGACGCCCACCTGGTCCGCGGCGTGGCCCCCATCTTCCGCATCGGCGGAGAGATCCGCCCGATCGAAGGCGAACCGCTCGACGAACAGACGCTCCGCAGCATCGTGAGCGGCATGATCACCGCGCACCAGCAGGAACGTCTCGCCGCGGAACTTCAGCTCTGCTTCTCCCGACACTGGGAGGACATCGGCCGCTGCCGGATCAGTATCTACTACCACGCCGGATCGCCGGAACTTGCCATCCGGCTCTGCGAAACCACCATCCGCCCCAGCGAACAGCTCGGTCTGGCTCCGTTCGTGGAAGAACTGACCCGACTCGCCACCGGCCTTGTGCTGGTGACGGGGCCGACCGGCGTCGGCAAAACGACGACTCTCAACTACATGATCGACGTCATCAATCGCGAACGTCGCACCAAGATCGTGACGATCGAGGACCCCGTCGAATTCGTCCATCAGAATTCGCGCAGCGTCGTCGTGCAGCAGGAAGTCGGCACCGACGTCATCTCCTTCCGCTCCGCCCTGATTCACGTTTTGCGGCAGGATCCCGACGTCATCATCATCGGCGAAATGCGTGAACTCGAAACGATCGAAACCGCCCTCGTCGCAGCGGAAACCGGGCATCTCGTCATCGCGACGCTCCATACGCCCGACTGCGTCCAGACCGTGCAACGGATCTTCGGCGCATTTCCCGCCGAACAGCAGAACAACATCGTGCTGCAGCTCGCCAACAGTCTGCAAGCCATCCTCGCTCAGAAACTGCTCCCGCGGGCCACGTCCGCCGGTCAGATTCTCGCAATGGAAATCTGCGTCGCCACGCCGGCCATTCGCAATCACATCCGCGAACGCCACTTGCACCTCATCTACAACGAACTGCAGACCGGCAAGAAGTCAAAAATGCAGACGATGGACGCCTCGCTCCTTGAACTCTACCAGCGCGGCGAAATCACCTACGACATCCTGCTCACCAACGTCCGCGACCAGGAATTCATTCGCTCCCGGATTGAGAAGACATAG
- a CDS encoding HTH domain-containing protein has product MSDSAQLIRQWTLLRLLFARRHGATLKELAADAGVSQKTILRDLKLLRRLAFPIEETVGEHGRKHWRMRRRLRLPDSRSRRHPRHSGPAPLKLRVLGLTQSVLTGSGEVYVFSIRERMNSWSRTLVSRMS; this is encoded by the coding sequence ATGTCCGACTCTGCACAACTCATCCGCCAGTGGACGCTCCTCCGCTTGCTCTTCGCCCGAAGGCACGGAGCGACGCTCAAGGAGCTGGCCGCCGACGCCGGCGTTTCCCAGAAAACCATCCTCCGCGATCTCAAACTCCTGCGACGGCTGGCCTTTCCCATCGAAGAAACCGTCGGCGAGCACGGTCGCAAACACTGGCGGATGCGGAGGCGCCTGCGGCTACCAGATTCTCGATCGCGACGTCATCCGCGCCATTCAGGACCGGCTCCGTTGAAGCTGCGGGTCCTGGGTTTGACGCAATCGGTTTTGACCGGGTCAGGCGAGGTCTATGTCTTCTCAATCCGGGAGCGAATGAATTCCTGGTCGCGGACGTTGGTGAGCAGGATGTCGTAG
- a CDS encoding DUF417 family protein, with amino-acid sequence MSVLKLFELASQMDKAGVALTRAGLIVVLLWIGGLKAFRYEADGIVPFVANSPAMSFFYSDPGNYKAHKNPEGVLNTENRAWHEANRTYEFAYGLGTVIVLYGLLLCLHPWIPQAAAVGSFLVFVMSFVTLSFLITTPECWVPPLGDAQYGFPYLSGAGRLVVKDAIMMGAALVTMADSAKAYLRERGASVSRMSVSSKKGDGEGHGN; translated from the coding sequence ATGAGCGTGCTGAAGCTGTTTGAACTGGCGTCCCAGATGGACAAGGCGGGCGTTGCCCTGACTCGGGCGGGGTTGATTGTCGTACTGCTCTGGATTGGCGGACTGAAGGCGTTCCGCTACGAGGCAGACGGCATCGTGCCGTTCGTCGCCAACAGCCCGGCCATGAGCTTCTTCTACTCCGACCCCGGGAACTACAAAGCCCACAAGAACCCAGAGGGCGTGCTGAACACCGAGAATCGGGCATGGCACGAAGCGAACCGCACCTACGAATTCGCGTACGGCTTGGGCACTGTGATTGTTCTGTATGGTTTGCTGCTCTGCCTGCACCCGTGGATTCCGCAGGCAGCAGCGGTCGGCAGCTTCCTGGTTTTCGTGATGTCGTTCGTCACGCTGTCGTTCCTTATCACGACGCCGGAATGCTGGGTTCCGCCTCTCGGCGATGCACAATACGGATTTCCGTATCTGAGTGGAGCGGGGAGACTCGTCGTGAAAGACGCCATCATGATGGGGGCCGCCCTCGTGACGATGGCGGATTCGGCGAAGGCGTACTTGCGGGAGCGAGGGGCATCGGTCTCGCGGATGAGCGTGAGTTCGAAAAAAGGCGACGGTGAAGGCCATGGCAACTGA
- a CDS encoding two-component system sensor histidine kinase NtrB — MTKPRILIETLLPTLVVSLILGGFCLAIGIALLSDVGRIQDWSAAGRLWAWSGIVLGGLSACGAMLFAVRGCRQLQRSFMDVSERVHVAAQRLGSAPMPQSTRPAELLAQVRSLLEGIDRVLEERRQRECEVLRADQLAMVGQIAAGVAHELRNPLTSIKLLVQTNHREAGNQGLPTDDFAIIQQEIRRMERCLQQFLDFARPPRPEHRPVDLALLVERTLALVVGRARKQQVTLDFSPPPAPVVVEADEDQVQQLLVNLVLNALDAMSEGGRIEVRLPLPRAGEVELQVLDTGPGIPADLFGRLFDPFVSTKETGIGLGLAVSHRIASRHGGSLSAVNLPAGGACFTLRLPTSQRVAVAN; from the coding sequence ATGACAAAGCCTCGCATCCTGATCGAAACGCTGTTGCCCACCCTCGTGGTCAGTCTGATACTGGGCGGGTTCTGCCTTGCCATCGGAATCGCTTTGCTGAGCGACGTGGGCCGCATCCAGGACTGGAGCGCGGCGGGGCGATTGTGGGCCTGGAGTGGCATTGTGCTGGGTGGCCTGTCTGCCTGCGGAGCCATGCTCTTTGCCGTTCGCGGCTGTCGTCAGTTACAGCGCTCATTTATGGACGTGAGCGAACGGGTCCATGTCGCTGCACAGCGTCTTGGCTCTGCCCCGATGCCTCAGAGCACCCGGCCGGCCGAATTGCTGGCGCAAGTCCGGTCGCTTCTGGAAGGGATCGATCGCGTGCTTGAAGAACGGCGGCAGCGCGAATGCGAGGTTCTCCGGGCCGATCAACTGGCCATGGTGGGACAAATTGCCGCGGGTGTCGCCCACGAATTGCGAAATCCCCTGACCTCGATCAAACTGCTCGTCCAGACAAATCATCGGGAGGCGGGCAATCAGGGACTTCCAACCGATGATTTCGCCATTATCCAGCAGGAAATTCGCCGCATGGAGAGGTGCCTGCAGCAATTCCTCGACTTCGCACGGCCGCCTCGACCGGAGCACCGCCCGGTCGATCTCGCGCTCCTGGTGGAGCGCACGCTGGCCCTCGTTGTGGGGCGGGCCCGCAAGCAGCAGGTGACTTTGGACTTTTCTCCGCCTCCCGCGCCGGTCGTGGTCGAAGCGGACGAAGACCAAGTCCAGCAACTGCTTGTTAATCTGGTTCTGAACGCGTTGGATGCGATGTCCGAGGGAGGGCGGATTGAGGTTCGCCTGCCGCTGCCGCGCGCGGGCGAGGTTGAACTGCAGGTGCTCGACACTGGACCGGGCATTCCCGCGGACCTGTTTGGTCGACTCTTTGATCCTTTTGTCAGCACCAAGGAGACTGGGATTGGTCTGGGGCTGGCGGTCTCGCACCGCATTGCCAGTCGACATGGCGGCAGTCTTTCGGCGGTAAATCTTCCTGCAGGCGGCGCCTGCTTCACCTTGCGGTTGCCGACGTCTCAGCGGGTTGCTGTTGCGAACTAG
- a CDS encoding universal stress protein, protein MVTVNRLSDSPQAFDLAQRTQFPSHSQDEATILFATDLSSSSRVGVNWATLLARLCGAKVLLLHVETPPASSDHLHHDYSQVRSRSQSALQSLLPTDPAVRSNYHVVLGDPAQQIVDVAEQKNVSLIVLGTHQRKGLQRILKGSVTESVLRYASCPVFVFPLGSAG, encoded by the coding sequence ATGGTAACTGTCAATCGTCTTTCGGACTCCCCACAGGCCTTCGATCTGGCGCAGCGGACGCAATTCCCTTCGCATAGCCAGGACGAAGCGACGATCCTCTTCGCGACGGACCTCTCCTCCTCCTCCCGTGTCGGGGTGAACTGGGCAACCTTGCTCGCGAGGCTGTGCGGCGCCAAGGTTCTGCTGCTGCATGTGGAAACCCCACCCGCCAGCAGCGATCACCTGCACCACGATTACTCTCAAGTCCGGTCCCGATCGCAATCCGCGCTCCAGAGCCTTTTGCCGACGGACCCCGCCGTCCGGTCCAATTACCACGTCGTTTTGGGTGACCCGGCCCAGCAGATTGTCGATGTTGCAGAGCAAAAGAACGTCAGCTTGATCGTTCTCGGCACTCATCAACGAAAGGGACTGCAGAGAATCCTCAAGGGAAGCGTGACCGAGTCCGTTCTTCGCTACGCTTCATGTCCGGTCTTCGTGTTTCCACTGGGATCGGCAGGTTGA
- the arsD gene encoding arsenite efflux transporter metallochaperone ArsD, translating into MTQNKLLETVQSKYASVARSGLSNDSDAVRSVAAAFGYTADELADLPPESNMGLSCGNPVALAGLKPGEVVLDLGCGGGLDVLLAAKRVGPTGKAIGVDMTPEMIERARAGAARSRATNVEFHLAQIDMLPLPDASVDCVISNCVINLVPDKSQAFREILRVLKPGGRVAISDIALRQPLPSEVAASVQAYVGCIAGAILIADYDRLLREAGFASIVVAESGADLNVYAQASSGGCCSSAGGACGPAQTTAAETLPLHDELAGVLSQFDANAYAASVRVHAVKAGAAVQESNVSKETAMKTIQVYDKPMCCSTGICGPSVDPVLPRFAADLDWLKSQGHTVERYNLSQQPGEFVKNPQIHQLLSSEGTDCLPAIVVDGKIVSRKGYPTREMLAMWAGPSAAPSLPVAQPAGSCCGGSACC; encoded by the coding sequence ATGACTCAGAACAAACTGCTCGAAACGGTTCAATCTAAGTATGCGAGCGTCGCCCGCAGCGGGCTCAGCAATGACTCGGATGCGGTTCGGTCGGTCGCTGCCGCGTTCGGCTACACCGCCGATGAACTGGCAGACCTGCCTCCCGAGTCCAATATGGGACTCTCGTGCGGCAACCCGGTGGCCCTGGCCGGACTGAAGCCCGGCGAAGTCGTCCTTGACCTGGGCTGCGGCGGGGGACTCGATGTCCTGTTGGCCGCGAAGCGAGTCGGTCCGACCGGAAAGGCCATCGGCGTTGATATGACGCCGGAGATGATCGAGCGGGCGCGGGCCGGGGCCGCCCGGAGTAGAGCCACGAACGTCGAGTTTCACCTGGCGCAGATCGACATGCTCCCGCTGCCGGACGCGTCGGTGGACTGTGTGATTAGCAACTGCGTCATCAATCTCGTTCCCGATAAGTCGCAGGCGTTCCGCGAGATCCTGCGAGTTCTCAAGCCGGGCGGGCGGGTTGCGATCAGCGACATCGCGCTTCGGCAGCCGCTGCCGTCCGAGGTGGCCGCCAGCGTGCAGGCTTACGTCGGTTGTATTGCGGGTGCAATTCTGATCGCCGACTACGATCGCCTGCTGCGGGAAGCCGGATTTGCATCGATTGTGGTTGCGGAATCAGGGGCGGACCTGAACGTGTATGCTCAGGCCAGTTCCGGTGGGTGTTGCTCGTCTGCAGGCGGAGCCTGCGGGCCGGCACAGACAACGGCGGCGGAGACTCTTCCGCTCCATGACGAACTCGCTGGCGTGCTCAGCCAGTTTGATGCAAATGCATATGCCGCCAGCGTGCGCGTGCACGCCGTGAAGGCGGGCGCTGCCGTGCAAGAATCCAATGTTTCAAAGGAGACTGCCATGAAAACGATTCAGGTCTATGACAAGCCGATGTGTTGTTCGACGGGGATCTGCGGTCCATCCGTCGATCCGGTGCTGCCGCGGTTCGCTGCCGATCTGGACTGGCTGAAGTCACAGGGGCATACGGTCGAGCGCTACAACCTGTCGCAGCAACCGGGGGAGTTCGTGAAGAACCCCCAGATCCATCAGTTGTTGTCGTCCGAAGGGACCGACTGCCTGCCGGCGATTGTCGTCGACGGGAAGATCGTCAGCCGCAAGGGATATCCCACGCGCGAGATGCTGGCCATGTGGGCCGGCCCGTCCGCAGCGCCGTCGCTGCCCGTCGCGCAACCAGCCGGTTCCTGCTGCGGCGGTTCCGCCTGTTGCTGA
- a CDS encoding ArsR/SmtB family transcription factor, translating to MKCCDSSAVALPHGERDEDLARLAWAVAHPARVRIVRLLLSRTSCVCGEIVDQLPLAQSTVSQHLKILKEAGLVQGEIDGPKVCYCINPAALNELKQLIAGL from the coding sequence ATGAAATGCTGTGATTCCTCAGCGGTCGCTCTGCCGCATGGTGAGCGGGATGAGGACTTGGCCCGGCTGGCCTGGGCGGTCGCACACCCTGCCCGTGTGCGGATTGTGCGGCTGCTGTTGAGCCGGACGTCTTGCGTGTGCGGTGAGATCGTCGATCAACTGCCTCTCGCACAGTCGACCGTCTCGCAGCACCTGAAGATCCTGAAAGAAGCGGGGCTGGTTCAGGGCGAGATCGACGGACCGAAAGTCTGCTACTGCATCAATCCCGCCGCATTGAACGAACTCAAGCAGCTCATCGCGGGCCTGTAG
- a CDS encoding DUF542 domain-containing protein, which translates to MSDCDLDSPVPDWVIEHPATLAVFQEFGIDYSCGGKSLAYACRQEGLDDRVVLLKLLDCLKAEESDPATHGEE; encoded by the coding sequence ATGAGCGATTGCGACCTCGATTCGCCCGTCCCCGATTGGGTCATTGAGCATCCAGCAACCCTTGCTGTATTTCAGGAGTTCGGGATCGACTACTCCTGCGGCGGAAAGTCGTTGGCGTATGCCTGCCGCCAAGAAGGACTGGATGACCGCGTGGTCCTGCTGAAACTGCTCGATTGTCTGAAGGCGGAGGAAAGCGATCCTGCGACACATGGCGAAGAATAA
- a CDS encoding YegP family protein: MMFYVYRDEDGYWRWRLVTASNQVLAQSPRAYHQKDDCRAVIQLVRNCGIARVHEIPVQMPLEQVPGNQVVKASL, from the coding sequence ATGATGTTTTACGTCTATCGAGATGAAGACGGGTATTGGCGCTGGCGGTTGGTGACCGCGAGCAATCAGGTACTGGCCCAGTCCCCCAGGGCCTACCACCAGAAAGACGACTGCCGCGCGGTCATTCAGCTCGTGAGAAACTGCGGGATTGCGAGAGTTCATGAAATCCCCGTCCAGATGCCCCTCGAACAAGTTCCCGGCAATCAGGTTGTAAAAGCCTCGCTCTGA
- the arsA gene encoding arsenical pump-driving ATPase, which produces MRFLTNPTRNLFFTGKGGVGKTSLACATAVRLADAGKRVLLVSTDPASNLDEVLQTPLGHHPTAVNSVPGLFAMNLDPEAAAAEYRERMVGPYRTLLPAAAVASMEEQFSGSCTLEIAAFDEFSKLLGDPSATSEFDHVIFDTAPTGHTLRLLTLPSAWSGFMETNTTGTSCLGPLAGLQAQQALYQETVRALGDPQVTTLVLVTRPEVTAFREAARTSGELAGLGVQNQHLVVNGVFRAANGDDPFALALQRRGDLAMDEIPATLRDLPRTVIPLSRAGVLGLAALRALGSDLVTASETVLTGSDDLVLPPTLGQLIDDLAAPGHGVILAMGKGGVGKTTVAAAVAVALAERGFRVHLSTTDPAAHLSAMIDSDAMPNLTVSRIDPAGETARYTAEVMQESGANLDASGQALLAEDLRSPCTEEIAVFRAFAQAVAEGSDRFVVLDTAPTGHTILLLDAALAYHREVTRQASQMPESVEHLLPRLRDANFTRVLVVTLPEATPVHEAAQLQRDLRRAEIEPYAWIINQSLAPLPVTDPVLKSRQAAERVFIREVVSEHAARVALVPWQPEPPVGRSELHKLLATR; this is translated from the coding sequence ATGAGATTTCTCACCAATCCGACGCGGAATCTGTTCTTTACGGGTAAAGGGGGCGTCGGCAAGACGTCGCTGGCGTGCGCCACGGCCGTCCGGCTGGCGGACGCCGGAAAGCGAGTCCTGCTGGTGTCGACCGATCCGGCTTCGAACCTCGACGAAGTCCTGCAGACGCCGCTGGGCCATCACCCCACGGCCGTGAACAGCGTCCCCGGTCTGTTCGCGATGAATCTCGATCCCGAGGCCGCTGCCGCCGAATATCGCGAACGGATGGTCGGACCGTATCGCACGCTGCTGCCGGCGGCGGCCGTGGCGAGCATGGAGGAACAGTTTTCGGGGTCGTGCACGCTGGAGATTGCGGCGTTCGACGAATTCTCGAAACTGCTGGGTGATCCGAGCGCGACCTCCGAATTCGATCACGTGATTTTTGACACCGCACCGACCGGGCACACGTTGCGACTGCTGACACTCCCGTCGGCATGGTCGGGTTTCATGGAGACGAACACCACCGGCACATCATGCCTGGGGCCGCTGGCCGGCCTGCAGGCACAACAGGCATTGTATCAGGAGACGGTCCGCGCTCTGGGCGATCCGCAGGTCACGACGCTGGTGCTCGTCACCCGGCCGGAGGTCACGGCCTTTCGTGAAGCCGCGCGAACGAGCGGAGAGCTGGCGGGGCTGGGCGTGCAGAATCAGCACCTGGTCGTCAACGGTGTGTTTCGGGCGGCGAATGGTGACGATCCATTCGCGCTGGCGCTGCAACGCCGCGGCGACCTCGCGATGGACGAAATCCCCGCGACTCTGCGGGATCTGCCGCGGACGGTGATCCCCCTTTCCCGCGCCGGAGTGCTGGGCCTGGCGGCCCTGCGGGCGCTCGGCAGCGATCTGGTCACTGCGAGTGAGACTGTTCTGACGGGCTCGGACGATCTGGTTCTGCCGCCGACTCTGGGCCAGCTCATCGATGATCTGGCGGCCCCCGGACACGGCGTGATTCTGGCGATGGGCAAGGGTGGCGTCGGAAAGACGACGGTTGCTGCGGCGGTGGCCGTGGCCCTGGCCGAACGGGGATTCCGCGTGCATCTGTCGACGACCGATCCCGCCGCGCATCTGTCGGCAATGATCGACAGCGATGCGATGCCAAATCTCACGGTCAGCCGGATCGATCCTGCCGGCGAAACGGCCCGCTACACGGCGGAAGTCATGCAGGAATCCGGAGCCAACCTCGATGCATCGGGTCAGGCGCTGCTGGCGGAGGATTTGCGGTCGCCTTGCACCGAAGAGATCGCTGTCTTCCGGGCGTTTGCCCAGGCGGTCGCGGAGGGGAGCGATCGGTTCGTCGTTCTCGACACTGCCCCGACCGGCCATACGATTCTGCTGCTGGACGCCGCGCTGGCCTACCATCGCGAAGTCACCCGGCAGGCCAGTCAGATGCCGGAGTCCGTCGAGCACCTGCTGCCCCGGCTCCGGGACGCAAACTTTACACGCGTGCTGGTCGTCACGTTGCCCGAAGCGACACCGGTCCACGAGGCGGCCCAACTGCAGCGGGACTTACGCCGCGCTGAGATTGAGCCCTACGCGTGGATCATCAACCAGAGTCTGGCACCGCTGCCGGTCACTGACCCGGTGTTGAAATCGCGGCAGGCGGCCGAGCGAGTCTTCATTCGCGAAGTCGTCAGCGAGCACGCCGCGCGCGTGGCGCTCGTCCCGTGGCAGCCGGAGCCGCCCGTCGGGCGTTCCGAGCTGCACAAGCTGCTGGCGACGCGTTAA